From the Xenorhabdus ishibashii genome, one window contains:
- a CDS encoding YeeE/YedE family protein codes for MSINFAQFTPWLSFGGGILIGLAAIVLVLFCGRIAGISGILGGLLQRKTNDRSWRVAFLAGIIIAPVLYSLLHPLPEITITASWPAIIIAGLLVGIGTRIGSGCTSGHGVCGLSRLSLRSLVATLIFMAVGFVTATGLGYWFLVR; via the coding sequence ATGAGCATTAACTTTGCCCAGTTTACACCATGGCTGAGCTTTGGTGGGGGAATATTGATTGGTCTGGCGGCAATTGTGCTGGTGCTGTTTTGCGGCCGAATTGCTGGTATCAGTGGTATTCTTGGTGGATTACTGCAACGTAAAACAAATGATCGCTCATGGCGGGTGGCATTTCTCGCAGGCATAATTATTGCGCCTGTGCTCTATAGCCTGCTGCACCCACTACCAGAAATCACGATCACAGCATCCTGGCCTGCCATTATTATTGCCGGTCTTCTGGTGGGAATAGGGACACGTATTGGTTCCGGTTGTACCAGCGGTCACGGCGTATGTGGACTCTCCCGTCTCTCATTGCGTTCTTTAGTCGCCACCCTGATCTTTATGGCTGTGGGATTTGTCACTGCAACAGGATTAGGTTACTGGTTCTTAGTGAGGTGA
- a CDS encoding ArsR/SmtB family transcription factor gives MMKVNYPLQQAMREAAEQAADVLRTLANDDRLLLMCQLSQGEFSVGQLEEAVGIRQPTLSQQLGVMRRLNLVQTRREGKQIFYRVEDERILILLHTLYTLYCPKPETTGD, from the coding sequence ATGATGAAGGTAAATTATCCTTTGCAACAAGCAATGCGTGAAGCTGCCGAACAGGCGGCAGATGTGTTACGAACACTTGCCAATGATGATCGCTTGCTATTGATGTGCCAGCTTAGTCAAGGAGAGTTTTCTGTTGGACAGCTTGAAGAAGCCGTGGGCATCCGCCAACCAACGCTGTCACAACAGCTTGGTGTCATGCGGCGATTGAATCTGGTGCAGACACGGCGGGAAGGAAAACAGATTTTTTATCGTGTTGAAGATGAACGCATTCTGATATTGCTGCATACGCTCTATACCTTGTATTGCCCGAAACCGGAAACAACAGGAGATTAG
- a CDS encoding SDR family NAD(P)-dependent oxidoreductase produces MNSFENKAVLITGATAGIGLATAIDFAERGARVLLVGRNVDKGSKAIAQMPHNANCEFYSADMSKRSDIKGLFSYIKEHYGRLDIAVNNAGMFGASFTKITAYPDEVWDEVIATNVTGVYQCMKYEIQLMEKSGGAIVNVASVAGLKANYAGGCAYTASKHAVVGLTKSAALEMAKSNIRINSVCPGLIRTDMSISVFGDNLDAYGDTHPIGRIGEMEEVANAILWLSSNKAEFITGCCLPVDGGLMLK; encoded by the coding sequence ATGAATTCATTTGAAAATAAGGCGGTATTAATCACTGGCGCAACGGCTGGAATAGGGTTGGCTACTGCAATTGATTTTGCAGAAAGAGGGGCAAGAGTCCTTTTGGTGGGACGAAATGTTGATAAAGGAAGTAAAGCAATAGCCCAAATGCCACATAATGCCAATTGTGAGTTTTATTCTGCTGATATGAGTAAGCGTTCAGACATTAAGGGGTTATTTTCATATATTAAAGAGCATTATGGTCGTTTGGATATTGCTGTTAACAATGCTGGGATGTTTGGTGCTTCGTTTACTAAAATAACCGCATATCCTGATGAAGTATGGGATGAGGTTATTGCGACGAATGTGACAGGCGTATATCAATGTATGAAGTATGAGATACAGTTAATGGAGAAATCAGGTGGAGCAATAGTAAATGTCGCATCAGTTGCAGGATTAAAGGCGAATTATGCAGGAGGATGCGCTTATACTGCCAGTAAACATGCGGTGGTTGGATTAACAAAGTCCGCAGCTTTAGAGATGGCAAAGTCAAATATTCGGATTAATTCTGTGTGTCCAGGATTAATCAGGACAGATATGTCAATCAGTGTGTTTGGCGATAATTTAGATGCGTATGGTGATACCCACCCAATTGGAAGGATTGGGGAAATGGAAGAAGTGGCTAATGCTATCTTGTGGTTATCTAGTAACAAAGCAGAATTCATTACAGGTTGTTGTTTACCCGTTGATGGTGGTTTAATGCTAAAATAG
- a CDS encoding PAAR domain-containing protein, translating to MAKGNFLTIGDKTTCGGAILTGTSNIKFYGKQAAIEGSAVTCGRYSGNYTVVGGVSSFLDKGTKLAGTLDSRTTCPCNAGLIHSIPDTYQK from the coding sequence ATGGCAAAAGGAAACTTTTTGACAATCGGCGACAAAACGACATGTGGCGGCGCTATTCTGACTGGAACCAGTAATATTAAATTTTATGGAAAACAGGCGGCGATTGAAGGTTCTGCTGTGACTTGCGGGAGATATTCGGGAAATTATACTGTTGTCGGCGGAGTCAGCTCTTTCTTGGATAAAGGAACGAAATTAGCAGGAACTTTGGATAGCCGGACTACTTGTCCTTGTAATGCTGGGCTTATCCATTCTATTCCTGATACCTATCAAAAATAG
- a CDS encoding EAL domain-containing protein: protein MLFITITASTGFIFWRLFSNYRDNIQPDVELLCVFILLFLLTLISAVFFYNHTKTITIPEYRLKKAIKNKQFIPYIQPIICNRNNKIIGCEILVRWQHPIHGLLTPNKFIAQIEKSDLIIPLTHNLITQVRDYFSPIAHQLPANFHFNLNISARHYKDIRLIDDCHHFLKSFPADSIKLILEITERELLELDDHTISLFNKLDELGVLIALDDFGTGFSNYNYLQKIKVKLIKIGHNFVSKMNNDIISKNIVENIIDLALRLQLEIVAEGIENQKLANQLKNYPVDYLQGYYFDRPMPLEEFIKKWL, encoded by the coding sequence ATGTTATTCATCACCATTACTGCCAGCACCGGCTTTATATTCTGGAGATTATTTTCCAATTATCGGGATAATATCCAACCAGATGTAGAATTATTATGTGTATTTATTTTATTGTTTCTGCTTACACTCATATCTGCGGTATTTTTTTATAACCACACCAAAACCATCACTATCCCAGAATATCGCTTGAAAAAAGCGATTAAAAACAAGCAGTTTATTCCCTATATACAGCCAATTATTTGTAACAGAAACAATAAAATCATCGGATGTGAAATCCTTGTTCGCTGGCAACATCCAATTCATGGGCTGTTGACACCCAATAAATTTATCGCACAAATTGAAAAGTCAGATTTGATTATTCCCTTAACGCATAACCTAATCACTCAAGTGAGAGATTATTTTTCACCTATTGCACATCAATTACCTGCAAATTTCCATTTCAATCTCAATATTAGTGCAAGACATTACAAAGACATTAGGTTAATTGATGATTGCCATCATTTTCTGAAATCATTTCCAGCAGATTCCATTAAACTGATTTTGGAAATTACCGAACGAGAATTATTGGAATTAGATGATCATACCATTAGTTTATTTAATAAGTTGGATGAATTAGGCGTATTAATTGCACTGGACGATTTTGGCACAGGTTTCTCTAACTACAATTATTTACAAAAAATTAAGGTTAAATTAATAAAAATCGGACATAACTTTGTTAGCAAAATGAATAACGATATAATCTCAAAGAATATTGTGGAAAATATCATTGACCTTGCCCTGCGCTTGCAACTGGAAATTGTGGCAGAAGGAATTGAAAACCAAAAATTGGCTAATCAGTTAAAGAACTATCCTGTCGATTATTTGCAGGGATATTACTTTGATCGTCCGATGCCATTGGAAGAATTTATCAAGAAATGGTTATGA
- a CDS encoding OmpA family protein, with protein sequence MSRNRYCIFICAFIGALFLSACQNKDALTAAQIAALKQQGFQQTDEGWLFGISEKVLFGNNQFHLRPEGEAKLKQLANVLSKIGIRHARLDGHTDNYGEINYNNKLSLKRANTVADALTQGGMQRTNLTTRGLGSSQPIADNRSSKGRAENRRVAIVITTP encoded by the coding sequence ATGAGCAGAAATCGTTATTGTATATTTATCTGTGCATTTATTGGCGCACTTTTTCTCAGTGCCTGCCAGAACAAAGATGCGTTAACGGCCGCGCAAATCGCCGCACTTAAACAACAGGGATTTCAACAAACCGATGAAGGTTGGCTATTTGGTATATCAGAAAAGGTTTTGTTTGGTAATAATCAATTTCATTTGCGTCCAGAAGGTGAAGCCAAATTAAAACAACTCGCAAATGTCTTATCCAAAATTGGTATCCGCCACGCACGCCTTGATGGCCATACTGACAACTACGGAGAAATAAATTACAACAATAAACTTTCGTTAAAACGAGCCAACACAGTTGCAGATGCACTAACACAAGGAGGTATGCAACGCACGAATCTGACAACTCGTGGATTAGGATCAAGCCAACCTATAGCCGATAATCGAAGTTCAAAAGGTCGGGCGGAAAATCGGCGAGTTGCCATAGTGATAACGACACCGTAA
- a CDS encoding diguanylate cyclase domain-containing protein has translation MKKRYSLMPSRPTLRHAFHRIHLVITFIILSVVGLFLSLLALLAMQKYAENSLKLIATTIAHSAQAAVVFQDKTAANEILELIAVHDGFTEAKIFDAKQQVLARWQANQETRTGNFKKLVEYWLFPEPFILPIYHHQQKIGAVWLIGNSDHIIKFIYQTLLVLFACLLFSAVISLYLSLRMHDGIVRALQNITAVAHDVRQRRTFSRRVPSAHIAELHELSQVFNHLLEELEEWQHHLQTEKAVLTWQAQHDSLTGLPNRATFERVLSTVMSDKFMHESAAILFIDGNRLKYVNDIYGHAAGDHVLVTIAATLRRRVRKTDTVARLGGDEFAILLPSANLEDAERVAKNIIHALDTPILLPNGQHLRITLSIGIALSNGKLTAEQLLSEADAAMYHIKQRGGGWYSADTTKRNYLSRNPL, from the coding sequence ATGAAAAAACGTTATTCACTGATGCCATCACGCCCTACTTTACGTCATGCTTTCCACCGGATCCATTTAGTCATTACCTTTATCATATTATCCGTAGTTGGCTTGTTTTTATCTTTACTGGCATTACTTGCCATGCAGAAATATGCTGAAAACAGTTTAAAACTGATTGCCACAACCATTGCCCATTCAGCACAGGCAGCAGTGGTTTTTCAGGATAAAACCGCAGCAAACGAAATATTGGAACTGATTGCTGTTCATGATGGTTTTACAGAAGCCAAAATTTTTGATGCTAAACAGCAGGTGTTAGCCAGATGGCAAGCCAATCAGGAAACTCGCACTGGCAATTTCAAAAAATTGGTCGAGTACTGGCTTTTTCCTGAACCTTTTATCTTGCCAATATATCACCACCAGCAAAAAATAGGGGCAGTCTGGTTAATTGGTAACAGCGACCACATCATTAAATTTATTTATCAAACTCTGCTAGTACTATTTGCCTGCCTGCTGTTCAGCGCCGTAATTTCACTCTACCTTTCATTGCGCATGCACGATGGCATCGTCAGGGCCTTGCAAAACATTACGGCCGTCGCCCATGATGTGCGGCAACGCCGGACTTTTTCACGACGCGTACCCTCTGCCCATATTGCTGAACTGCATGAGCTAAGCCAGGTTTTCAATCACCTGCTAGAAGAGCTGGAAGAGTGGCAGCACCATCTGCAAACAGAAAAGGCCGTTTTAACCTGGCAAGCACAACATGACTCCTTAACAGGTTTACCAAATCGGGCTACTTTTGAGCGCGTTCTTTCAACCGTCATGAGCGATAAATTTATGCATGAAAGTGCAGCGATATTATTTATTGATGGTAACAGGCTGAAATATGTCAATGATATCTATGGACATGCTGCCGGTGATCATGTTCTTGTCACTATCGCCGCCACCTTAAGGCGAAGGGTAAGAAAAACAGATACCGTGGCACGACTAGGCGGAGATGAATTCGCTATCCTATTGCCTTCTGCCAATCTGGAAGATGCAGAGCGTGTTGCTAAAAATATCATCCATGCTCTGGATACCCCCATTCTTCTTCCTAATGGACAACATCTACGTATCACACTCAGCATCGGTATCGCATTATCCAATGGTAAGCTAACGGCAGAACAACTGCTCTCTGAAGCTGATGCGGCGATGTATCACATTAAACAACGAGGCGGTGGCTGGTATTCCGCTGATACAACGAAACGAAACTATCTATCAAGGAACCCTCTATGA
- a CDS encoding YfiR family protein — protein sequence MPDTNEKITLNENVARVVSGIISYTHWPITPTTLHLCLVPPSNYISALTHIDMISDHTELQVETLNFNVEHLIERCDVIYYGQVDPQLQHQVINLKNDKPLLTIAENNPNCEIGSAFCLNINNAQATFSLNLDILTRSGVRIHPNVLQLARKVE from the coding sequence ATGCCTGATACTAATGAAAAAATAACACTCAACGAAAATGTTGCGCGGGTAGTTTCTGGAATTATTAGTTATACCCACTGGCCTATTACACCTACTACCCTGCACTTATGTCTGGTTCCCCCATCCAATTACATTAGCGCCTTAACCCACATTGATATGATTTCTGATCACACAGAATTGCAAGTTGAAACACTCAATTTCAACGTAGAGCACCTCATAGAAAGATGTGATGTCATTTACTATGGTCAAGTCGATCCACAACTTCAACATCAGGTGATCAACCTGAAAAATGACAAACCATTGCTTACTATTGCTGAAAATAATCCGAACTGTGAAATCGGCAGCGCATTTTGCCTCAACATTAACAACGCTCAGGCAACATTTAGCCTCAATCTTGATATTCTGACGCGCAGCGGCGTGCGCATACATCCGAATGTCCTGCAATTGGCTCGTAAGGTGGAATAA
- the pgaD gene encoding poly-beta-1,6-N-acetyl-D-glucosamine biosynthesis protein PgaD yields MKEPLIFTEQRLWPRIIDILLTILAWVGFIYLFILGLFYASHNGPKPFISTLFTSELGTIALYIAIAIFNAFLLIGWAKYNQHRFKIERRRHRPALTYAEIAQSFALEHELLDTLRQSKVSSITYDNHGHIIGINENVSI; encoded by the coding sequence ATGAAAGAACCCTTGATTTTTACTGAACAAAGATTATGGCCTCGTATAATTGATATTCTATTGACCATTCTGGCTTGGGTGGGCTTTATCTATCTATTCATATTGGGATTATTTTACGCCTCCCATAATGGTCCTAAGCCTTTTATTTCGACATTATTTACTTCAGAACTGGGAACTATCGCCCTTTATATTGCCATCGCCATATTTAATGCTTTTTTGCTCATTGGCTGGGCAAAATACAATCAGCATCGATTTAAAATCGAACGCCGTCGTCACCGACCTGCATTAACTTATGCTGAAATAGCCCAGAGTTTTGCTTTGGAACACGAATTGTTAGATACCTTAAGGCAAAGCAAGGTTTCCAGTATCACTTATGACAATCATGGACATATAATAGGCATCAATGAAAATGTATCGATATAA
- the pgaC gene encoding poly-beta-1,6-N-acetyl-D-glucosamine synthase, with translation MIDRIIAFVVLCLVLSIPLGIAITFTGEVMLNFVFFWPLFMSAIWISGGIYFWLYRERHWKIIDEEAPHLEGEPLISILIPCYNEGQNVRETLLAALNQRYPNIEVIAINDGSTDSTADELNAMAKQHQALRVIHLKQNQGKATALQAGAAAAKSDYLVCIDGDALLDRDAAVWLVKPMIDHPRVGAVTGNPRVRTRSTLVGRIQVGEFSSIIGLIKRTQRVYGQVFTVSGVVAAFNRRALADVGYWSDDMITEDIDVSWKLQLHHWSIFFEPRAICWILMPETLRGLWKQRLRWAQGGAEVFLKNLRQLWSWQYRRMWVLFAEFCCSVIWSFTFALSIILFFLGMFLTLPENIRVYTLFPPGYTGLVLAATCLIQFTVSLVIERRYEKHVASSLFWMIWYPMVYWMLSLFTTLVSFPKVMLKVHRKRARWESPDRGIERIGS, from the coding sequence ATGATTGATCGTATTATTGCGTTTGTAGTGCTCTGCCTTGTATTGAGCATCCCTCTTGGCATCGCTATCACCTTTACCGGTGAAGTCATGTTGAACTTTGTCTTTTTCTGGCCTTTGTTCATGTCGGCCATCTGGATCTCAGGAGGGATCTATTTCTGGCTCTATCGGGAAAGGCATTGGAAAATCATTGATGAAGAAGCCCCGCACCTTGAAGGTGAACCTCTAATTTCAATTTTGATCCCCTGCTACAACGAAGGGCAAAATGTTCGCGAAACACTACTGGCAGCACTGAACCAGCGCTATCCCAATATTGAAGTGATCGCTATCAATGATGGTTCAACCGATAGCACCGCAGATGAACTCAATGCTATGGCGAAACAACATCAAGCCTTGAGGGTGATACACCTGAAACAGAATCAAGGCAAAGCGACTGCACTTCAAGCGGGAGCTGCTGCCGCAAAGAGTGATTATCTGGTCTGCATTGATGGTGATGCCCTGTTAGATCGCGATGCGGCTGTTTGGCTGGTCAAGCCCATGATTGATCATCCCCGTGTTGGCGCTGTTACAGGTAATCCCCGCGTTCGTACACGTTCCACCTTAGTTGGGCGCATTCAGGTTGGCGAATTTTCCTCCATTATTGGCCTGATTAAACGTACCCAACGGGTTTATGGTCAAGTCTTTACCGTTTCAGGTGTTGTTGCAGCCTTTAACCGCAGGGCATTGGCCGACGTGGGGTATTGGAGTGATGACATGATCACAGAAGATATCGATGTGAGTTGGAAACTCCAGTTACACCATTGGTCTATCTTTTTCGAACCCCGCGCCATCTGCTGGATCTTGATGCCTGAAACCCTACGGGGATTATGGAAGCAGCGGTTACGTTGGGCACAGGGTGGAGCCGAAGTTTTCCTGAAAAACCTGCGTCAATTGTGGTCATGGCAATATCGCCGCATGTGGGTGTTATTTGCTGAATTCTGCTGTTCCGTTATCTGGTCATTTACATTTGCCCTTTCCATCATTTTATTTTTTCTCGGTATGTTCCTCACATTACCGGAAAACATTCGCGTCTATACACTATTTCCACCTGGGTATACGGGATTGGTTCTGGCGGCTACCTGCCTGATCCAGTTTACCGTCAGTTTAGTGATTGAACGACGCTATGAAAAACATGTTGCTTCATCGTTGTTCTGGATGATTTGGTATCCGATGGTCTATTGGATGCTAAGTCTATTTACGACCTTGGTATCATTTCCTAAAGTGATGCTTAAAGTACACAGAAAACGTGCTCGCTGGGAAAGTCCTGATCGAGGAATAGAGAGGATAGGATCATGA